One region of Quercus lobata isolate SW786 chromosome 2, ValleyOak3.0 Primary Assembly, whole genome shotgun sequence genomic DNA includes:
- the LOC115974339 gene encoding glutathione S-transferase T3-like isoform X1 — translation MEPTVKKSQRGSNFSIEEDLLLVSAWLTICLDAVQGNEQKHKTYWRRIWDYFQNKKTFISEHSPTSLMNRWSTIQLGIDKFCGCLAQVESMHQSGLNEHDKISKVKRMYQESHKTSFQFDHSWNMLRCQPKWLEHNERQRIKRIRNAMPSSPCTPELINIGEDDVSHDTFVDSERPLDKKVEKERVSKQKNDDNTSLKLTGILNEIEEEKNINDKEIEVLEIMCFKEQEQDCIKQEQEQKRICIKKERVQEQEQEQEQERLHIMQEKLQMEQLKEEERIIMMDTSSLSQIQQEYYHQYQMEILESRRIK, via the exons ATGGAACCCACTGTTAAGAAATCACAACGGGGCAGTAACTTCAGCATAGAAGAAGACCTTCTCCTTGTATCTGCATGGCTAACTATTTGCTTAGATGCAGTGCAAGGGAATGAGCAAAAACACAAGACATACTGGAGGAGGATTTGGGACTACTTCCAAAACAAGAAGACCTTTATTTCTGAACATAGTCCGACATCTCTAATGAATCGGTGGTCAACAATTCAACTTGGCATTGATAAGTTTTGTGGGTGCTTGGCCCAGGTTGAATCAATGCATCAAAGTGGTCTAAATGAACATGACAAG ATTAGTAAGGTGAAACGTATGTATCAAGAATCACATAAAACCTCATTCCAATTTGACCATTCTTGGAATATGTTGAGGTGTCAACCAAAATGGTTGGAGCATAATGAGAGgcaaagaattaaaagaattaGAAATGCAATGCCATCTTCTCCTTGTACCCCAGAGTTGATAAATATTGGAGAAGACGATGTCTCACATGATACCTTTGTAGATTCGGAGAGACCACTAGACAAGAAGGTCGAAAAGGAACGGGTGAGTAAACAAAAGAACGATGATAATACAAGTTTGAAACTTACAGGGATATTGAATGAgatagaagaagagaaaaacataaatGATAAGGAAATTGAAGTTCTTGAGATAATGTGTTTTAAAGAACAAGAGCAAGATTGCATCAagcaagaacaagaacaaaagaGAATTTGTATAAAGAAAGAGCGAGtgcaagaacaagaacaagaacaagaacaagagcGACTTCATATCATGCAAGAAAAGCTTCAAATGGAACAATtgaaagaagaggaaagaatTATAATGATGGATACGAGTAGCTTGTCTCAAATACAACAAGAATATTATCATCAATACCAAATGGAAATTCTTGAAAGTCGAAGGATTAAATAG